The following are from one region of the Archangium lipolyticum genome:
- the eutB gene encoding ethanolamine ammonia-lyase subunit EutB: MAESLTHPLEEPSPRLPVAPTPDAGPGAAHSPQSAPGLVSLHDILPGEDVFAYVTRLRGTFEHRLYQQVVGAANEFKEGDAAIGVAAADEVSRRNARALLARTRIGDLDAYPLVEERLYSYMQGALDTEAQARTASWTLGELKSFLLSASEEEIHEIKDGLSSDAIGCVVKLLSNEELAAVGRKVFNPLPGSKVGARGYLGARIQPNSPTDHPDDIRWQVFNGWSFAVGDVVLGTNPVSSAPESVAAVESALHEILVTFGLQDVMPHCVLAHVDVQAVVEAMQPGTTGIWFQSLGSTEAANRTFDVTLEKMEAHAASRTGRWGMYFETGQGADATNGHAAGADMVVHESRKYGFSRALTQRVAAAQARAGREPAPWVHVNDVAGFIGPEVFRTREQLVRCCLEDIVMGKLHGLTIGLDVCSTLHMDVSLDDLEWCQEQLMPANPGYLMALPTRNDPMLSYLTTAFQDHVRLREKHGYKVDDRMWAFFQRLGVIDAEGRPTEHFGDPAWVYLQYRRHQGDTRPDADVLAEAARQMADVRARGVPLAVGHGEQPWELEPTLDRELRQLYDDAKTGLWTDFTPDFVATIPDAVRLRTRAADRRDYILHPPSGEQLEPSSERVLEALRARHAGRFNVQLAISDGLDARSLMDEGHLRPFLTALRTRLEAAGYRVAPEHLVLSLGRVRAGYRAAELLFGDAALGAPRALIHVVGERPGSGHHSFSAYVTAPPARLWAQPGAVDHNITRVVAGISDTSLRPEAAAVEVVRFLGELTSAS, encoded by the coding sequence ATGGCCGAAAGCCTGACGCATCCACTCGAGGAGCCCTCGCCGCGGCTTCCCGTGGCTCCAACCCCCGACGCCGGCCCCGGGGCCGCGCACTCGCCCCAGAGCGCTCCCGGCCTCGTGTCCCTCCACGACATCCTCCCCGGGGAGGACGTGTTCGCCTACGTGACACGCCTCCGCGGCACCTTCGAGCACCGGCTCTACCAGCAGGTCGTTGGTGCAGCAAATGAGTTCAAGGAGGGGGACGCCGCCATCGGAGTCGCCGCGGCCGACGAGGTGTCCCGCCGCAACGCCCGGGCCCTGCTCGCGCGCACGCGCATCGGCGACCTGGACGCGTACCCGCTGGTGGAGGAGCGGCTCTACTCCTACATGCAGGGGGCGCTCGACACCGAGGCCCAGGCACGCACCGCGAGCTGGACGCTGGGCGAGCTCAAGTCCTTCCTGCTCTCCGCGAGCGAGGAGGAGATCCACGAGATCAAGGACGGGCTGAGCAGCGACGCCATCGGCTGCGTGGTGAAGCTCCTGTCCAACGAGGAGCTGGCGGCCGTGGGGCGCAAGGTCTTCAACCCGCTCCCCGGCAGCAAGGTGGGCGCCAGGGGGTACCTGGGCGCGCGCATCCAGCCCAACTCACCCACGGACCACCCGGACGACATCCGCTGGCAGGTCTTCAACGGCTGGTCCTTCGCCGTGGGGGACGTGGTGCTCGGCACCAACCCGGTGTCCTCGGCCCCCGAGTCCGTGGCCGCCGTGGAGTCCGCCCTGCACGAGATTCTCGTGACGTTCGGGCTCCAGGACGTCATGCCCCACTGCGTGCTGGCCCACGTGGACGTGCAGGCGGTGGTGGAGGCCATGCAGCCGGGCACCACCGGCATCTGGTTCCAGAGCCTGGGCAGCACCGAGGCCGCCAACCGCACCTTCGACGTCACCCTGGAGAAGATGGAGGCCCATGCCGCCTCGCGCACCGGGCGCTGGGGCATGTACTTCGAGACGGGCCAGGGCGCCGACGCCACCAACGGCCATGCCGCCGGCGCGGACATGGTGGTGCACGAGTCGCGCAAGTACGGCTTCTCCCGCGCCCTCACCCAACGCGTCGCCGCCGCCCAGGCCCGCGCCGGCCGTGAGCCCGCCCCCTGGGTGCACGTCAACGACGTGGCCGGCTTCATCGGTCCCGAGGTGTTCCGTACCCGCGAGCAGCTGGTGCGCTGCTGCCTCGAGGACATCGTCATGGGCAAGCTGCACGGCCTGACGATCGGCCTGGACGTCTGCTCCACCCTGCACATGGACGTGTCGCTGGACGACCTGGAGTGGTGCCAGGAGCAGCTCATGCCGGCCAACCCCGGCTACCTCATGGCGCTGCCCACCCGGAACGATCCGATGCTCAGCTACCTGACCACCGCGTTCCAGGACCACGTCCGCCTGCGCGAGAAGCACGGCTACAAGGTGGACGACCGGATGTGGGCCTTCTTCCAGCGGCTCGGCGTCATCGACGCGGAGGGCCGGCCCACCGAGCACTTCGGCGATCCCGCCTGGGTGTACCTGCAGTACCGCCGCCACCAGGGCGACACGCGCCCGGACGCGGACGTGCTCGCCGAGGCCGCGCGGCAGATGGCCGACGTGCGCGCCCGTGGCGTCCCCCTCGCCGTGGGCCATGGCGAGCAGCCATGGGAGCTGGAGCCCACGCTCGACCGGGAGCTCCGCCAGCTCTACGACGACGCCAAGACGGGCCTCTGGACCGACTTCACCCCGGACTTCGTCGCGACGATTCCCGACGCCGTGCGCCTGCGCACCCGCGCCGCCGACCGCCGCGACTACATCCTCCACCCGCCCTCGGGCGAGCAGCTGGAGCCCTCCTCCGAGCGCGTGCTGGAGGCGCTGCGCGCGCGCCACGCGGGCCGCTTCAACGTGCAGCTGGCCATCTCGGACGGGCTGGACGCGCGCTCCCTCATGGACGAGGGCCACCTGCGCCCCTTCCTCACCGCGCTGCGCACCCGGCTGGAGGCCGCTGGCTACCGCGTGGCCCCCGAGCACCTCGTGCTGAGCCTGGGACGCGTGCGGGCCGGCTATCGCGCGGCGGAGCTGCTCTTCGGGGACGCGGCCCTGGGAGCACCCCGGGCCCTCATCCACGTCGTCGGCGAGCGCCCGGGCTCCGGGCACCACAGCTTCTCCGCCTACGTCACCGCCCCCCCGGCCCGGCTCTGGGCCCAGCCGGGAGCGGTGGACCACAACATCACCCGCGTGGTGGCCGGCATCTCCGACACCAGCCTGAGGCCCGAGGCCGCGGCGGTGGAGGTGGTTCGCTTCCTCGGCGAGCTCACCTCCGCCTCCTGA
- a CDS encoding alpha/beta hydrolase: protein MRTIRFTAVWGALLLGLWAALALPGAAEAKPSQGVKVERREFPVRLSDGRTYTVVGYLYYQGSLKHRPVQILTHGITYNHEYWDLPEVNGEEYSYARYMARRHYAVLALDLPGTGESDRPDGDFIDLEQSASALHQVAQRLKATAEKNTFETLIYVGHSNGALISTVAQAKYHDAQAVVMTGWLNTRHEVPVDPAVLAELAEQGPYIAIPGEMRSGLFYDASNTDPDVITYDNQVADTVPRGQYLDLLTVLGAPESIPVQGITVPILVQLGENDLVASASYAHQEARAYTHSPFVVVRTLQDTGHAVNGHLTRERSWAGIDTFLRLVAR from the coding sequence ATGAGGACGATTCGTTTCACGGCGGTCTGGGGAGCCCTGCTGTTGGGTCTGTGGGCGGCACTGGCGCTTCCGGGCGCGGCCGAGGCGAAGCCGTCCCAGGGCGTGAAGGTGGAGCGGCGCGAGTTCCCGGTGCGGCTGTCCGACGGGCGCACGTACACGGTGGTGGGCTACCTCTACTATCAGGGCAGCCTGAAGCACCGCCCGGTGCAGATCCTCACCCACGGCATCACCTACAACCACGAGTACTGGGACCTGCCGGAGGTCAACGGCGAGGAGTACTCGTATGCGCGGTACATGGCCCGCCGGCACTACGCGGTGCTCGCGTTGGATCTGCCGGGGACGGGGGAGAGTGACAGGCCCGACGGGGACTTCATCGACCTGGAGCAGTCGGCGAGCGCCCTGCACCAGGTGGCGCAGCGGCTGAAGGCCACGGCGGAGAAGAACACCTTCGAGACGCTCATCTACGTGGGGCACTCCAACGGGGCGCTCATCTCCACGGTGGCGCAGGCGAAGTACCACGACGCGCAGGCGGTGGTGATGACGGGGTGGCTGAACACCCGGCACGAGGTTCCGGTGGATCCCGCGGTCCTCGCCGAGCTGGCGGAGCAGGGCCCCTACATCGCCATCCCCGGCGAGATGCGCAGTGGCCTCTTCTACGACGCGTCGAACACGGACCCGGACGTCATCACCTACGACAACCAGGTGGCGGACACCGTGCCGCGCGGTCAGTACCTGGACCTGCTGACCGTCCTGGGCGCGCCGGAGTCCATCCCGGTCCAGGGCATCACCGTGCCCATCCTGGTGCAGCTCGGGGAGAACGACCTGGTGGCGTCGGCGTCCTATGCCCACCAGGAGGCGAGGGCCTACACCCACTCCCCCTTCGTGGTGGTGCGGACGCTCCAGGACACCGGGCACGCCGTCAACGGCCACCTCACCCGGGAGCGGAGCTGGGCGGGGATCGACACGTTCCTCCGCCTCGTGGCGCGGTGA
- a CDS encoding 1-acyl-sn-glycerol-3-phosphate acyltransferase: MTRLEPGGGVKQEDSVQARLDRMELPFNAYGVDPYGVSKWHLRIIFEAMSFFYRQYFRVRCHGIEHVPARGRAMLVGNHSGGVAVDGAMIVTSCFLEMEPPRLAQGMAEKFINATPLASTWASRCGQFPGLPEHAVRLLEEDRLLMVFPEGARGTAKLYPQRYDLVDFGTGFMRLALKTRSPIIPFGFLGGGAAVPTVANLYGLGRIFGVPYVPVTPYLLPLPLPVPLEIHYGEPMVFEGTGNEDDVVIQGYVEQVKSRIASIIDQRRHERWEGR, from the coding sequence ATGACGCGCCTGGAACCCGGAGGAGGCGTGAAGCAAGAGGACTCGGTGCAGGCCCGGCTGGATCGGATGGAGCTGCCGTTCAACGCGTACGGGGTGGATCCCTACGGCGTATCCAAGTGGCACCTGCGCATCATCTTCGAGGCGATGAGCTTCTTCTACCGGCAGTACTTCCGGGTGCGCTGCCACGGAATCGAGCACGTGCCGGCACGCGGGCGGGCCATGCTGGTGGGCAACCACTCGGGCGGGGTGGCGGTGGACGGGGCGATGATCGTCACCTCGTGCTTCCTGGAGATGGAGCCGCCGAGGCTGGCGCAGGGCATGGCGGAGAAGTTCATCAACGCCACGCCGTTGGCCTCGACGTGGGCGAGCCGCTGCGGCCAGTTCCCCGGCCTGCCCGAGCACGCGGTGCGCCTGCTGGAGGAGGACCGGCTGCTGATGGTCTTCCCGGAGGGCGCGCGAGGCACCGCGAAGCTCTACCCGCAGCGCTACGATCTGGTGGATTTCGGCACGGGCTTCATGCGCCTGGCGCTCAAGACGCGCTCGCCCATCATCCCGTTCGGCTTCCTGGGAGGCGGGGCCGCCGTCCCCACGGTGGCCAACCTCTACGGGCTGGGACGGATATTCGGGGTGCCCTACGTCCCAGTAACGCCCTACCTGCTACCACTTCCCCTCCCCGTGCCGCTGGAGATCCACTATGGCGAGCCCATGGTCTTCGAGGGTACGGGCAACGAGGATGATGTGGTCATCCAGGGCTACGTGGAGCAGGTGAAGAGCCGCATCGCGAGCATCATCGATCAGCGCCGTCACGAGCGCTGGGAAGGGCGTTGA
- a CDS encoding SirB1 family protein, translating into MSITSTFSPSVARERLVSALAADPPRLDLAALAIATINRPSLDASAYLHTLDALAARVQLEMERDAGHGEVLAGLTALRHVLADIEGFRGNEDDYQAPENSFLDQVLERKVGLPITLSVVYLEVARRAGIPLYGVPFPGHFLVACETGDDHKLVVDPFHGGEILTEEGCRELLQRVAPQLKFNPSMLAPAPVELIAYRMLSNLRRVYLERDEGEHGLAVVDLLLMLAPNHPGELRTRAALLANLGAYRAALKDVERCLELSPDAPDRDRLELTARELRERAALLN; encoded by the coding sequence GTGAGCATCACCTCGACCTTCAGCCCGTCCGTAGCCCGCGAACGCCTCGTGTCCGCGCTCGCGGCCGACCCTCCGAGGTTGGACCTGGCGGCGCTGGCCATCGCCACCATCAACCGGCCGTCCCTGGATGCCTCGGCCTACCTGCACACCCTCGACGCGCTGGCAGCCCGGGTGCAGCTGGAGATGGAGCGGGACGCGGGCCACGGCGAGGTGCTCGCCGGTCTCACCGCGCTGCGTCACGTGCTGGCGGACATCGAGGGCTTCCGCGGCAACGAGGACGACTACCAGGCGCCGGAGAACAGCTTCCTGGACCAGGTGCTGGAGCGGAAGGTGGGCCTGCCCATCACCCTCTCCGTGGTGTACCTGGAGGTGGCCCGGCGCGCGGGCATCCCCCTCTATGGCGTCCCCTTCCCCGGGCACTTCCTGGTGGCCTGCGAGACGGGGGACGACCACAAGCTGGTGGTGGACCCGTTCCACGGCGGCGAGATCCTCACCGAGGAGGGCTGCCGGGAGCTGCTGCAGCGCGTGGCGCCGCAGCTCAAGTTCAACCCCTCCATGCTGGCCCCGGCGCCCGTGGAGCTCATCGCCTACCGCATGCTGTCCAACCTGCGCCGGGTGTACCTGGAGCGCGACGAGGGCGAACACGGTCTGGCCGTGGTGGACCTGCTGCTGATGCTGGCCCCCAACCACCCGGGCGAGCTGCGGACCCGCGCGGCGCTGCTCGCCAACCTGGGGGCCTACCGGGCCGCCCTCAAGGACGTGGAGCGCTGCCTGGAGCTGTCGCCGGACGCGCCGGATCGGGATCGGCTGGAATTGACGGCCCGGGAGTTGCGCGAGCGCGCCGCGCTGTTGAACTGA
- a CDS encoding NUDIX hydrolase — protein MNPIKPWPRLRRGLEHDYRVIKVRQDVVADPRTGHEHPRVVIDSTDWVNIIAVTKDEQLVLIRQYRFGIAETTLEIPGGMVEPGEDPAEAAARELEEETGYVPGRVVRLGQVHPNPAIQSNRCHSYLALDCVKAHEGRQDAGEDIAVELHPRSAVPQLILSGAISHSLVVVAFFLEHLNAGAAGTR, from the coding sequence ATGAACCCCATCAAACCGTGGCCCCGCCTGCGCCGGGGCCTGGAGCACGACTACCGCGTCATCAAGGTCCGGCAGGACGTGGTGGCGGACCCCCGCACCGGCCACGAGCACCCCCGCGTCGTCATCGACAGCACGGACTGGGTGAACATCATCGCGGTGACGAAGGACGAGCAGCTGGTGCTCATCCGCCAGTACCGCTTCGGCATCGCGGAGACGACGCTGGAGATTCCGGGCGGTATGGTGGAACCCGGAGAGGACCCCGCCGAGGCCGCCGCGCGCGAGTTGGAGGAGGAGACGGGGTACGTGCCGGGCCGCGTGGTGAGGCTCGGGCAGGTGCACCCCAACCCCGCCATCCAGAGCAACCGCTGTCACAGCTATCTGGCGCTCGACTGCGTGAAGGCGCACGAGGGCAGACAGGACGCGGGCGAGGACATCGCCGTGGAGCTGCACCCCCGCTCGGCGGTGCCCCAGCTCATCCTGAGCGGCGCCATCAGCCACTCCCTGGTGGTGGTGGCCTTCTTCCTGGAGCACCTGAACGCCGGAGCCGCGGGCACCCGCTGA
- a CDS encoding SDR family oxidoreductase — translation MRVLILGMGGAVAQRVALALRDKGHTVFGIDTRPWEDAPSDIELHAVDLRKRAAEDVFRTRRPEAVVHMATVTSLRVQGEERHRINLGGTRVVFEHCRAYGVKHAVFVGRHTFYGAAPDSALYHTEDEPPKELASFPELADLVAADLYASTALWRYPELTTSVLRVCYTLGPSAQGTLATFLRGRRVPMVAGYDPLFQFMHEDDVAAAIALTVEKRVRGVFNIAGPQPLPLSVIIREAQRQPVPLPMMVLRQLLGRFGLPRLPPGALYHLQYPIVVDARAFKEATGFAYRSDEVQTIQSFLAAHPPPRARREELFDRLEALGVLK, via the coding sequence ATGAGGGTCCTCATCCTCGGCATGGGTGGAGCGGTGGCGCAGCGGGTGGCGCTGGCGCTGCGGGACAAGGGGCACACGGTGTTCGGCATCGACACGCGGCCGTGGGAGGACGCGCCCTCGGACATCGAGCTGCACGCGGTGGACCTGCGCAAGCGGGCGGCGGAGGACGTCTTCCGCACGCGGCGGCCCGAGGCGGTGGTGCACATGGCCACGGTGACGTCCCTGCGCGTGCAGGGCGAGGAGCGCCACCGCATCAACCTGGGCGGCACGCGCGTGGTGTTCGAGCACTGCCGGGCCTACGGGGTGAAGCACGCCGTCTTCGTGGGCCGGCACACCTTCTATGGAGCGGCGCCGGACTCGGCGCTGTACCACACCGAGGACGAGCCGCCGAAGGAGCTGGCCTCCTTCCCGGAGCTGGCGGACCTGGTGGCCGCGGACCTGTACGCGTCCACGGCGCTGTGGCGCTACCCGGAGCTGACCACCTCGGTGCTGCGCGTGTGCTACACGCTGGGGCCCTCGGCGCAGGGCACGCTGGCCACCTTCCTCCGAGGCCGGCGCGTGCCCATGGTGGCGGGGTATGACCCGCTCTTCCAATTCATGCACGAGGACGACGTGGCGGCGGCCATCGCGCTCACGGTGGAGAAGCGCGTGCGCGGCGTCTTCAACATCGCGGGCCCGCAGCCGCTGCCGCTGTCCGTCATCATCCGCGAGGCCCAGCGCCAGCCGGTGCCGCTGCCCATGATGGTGTTGCGCCAGCTCCTCGGCCGCTTCGGGCTGCCGAGGCTGCCGCCCGGAGCGCTCTACCACCTGCAATACCCCATCGTGGTGGACGCTCGCGCCTTCAAGGAGGCCACGGGCTTCGCCTACCGCTCCGACGAGGTCCAGACCATCCAGTCCTTCCTGGCGGCGCATCCGCCCCCGCGCGCCCGGCGGGAGGAGCTGTTCGACCGGCTCGAAGCGCTGGGG